The following coding sequences are from one Collimonas arenae window:
- a CDS encoding LysR family transcriptional regulator: MGRINMIDLRGVDLNLLVSLDALLEECNVTKAAARLHLTQPAVSTQLARLRKIFDDPLLIPADGGRGMTPSAHALALVEPLHAALRDLETVIRQRPAFDPFRDSRRFVIAANDNATAVLGLRLMEQLPSLAGEGIRIAFVNADQRQVATQLERAEIDLLIGSERMVPPSMKARKLMDEHFVMAQRKGHPRGQGELDLEQYCALKHVLVSTSGGSFHGFMDEHLEQMDRRRDVMLSVQNFTLVPDLLCNSDYVATLPSRLVHRYQDRLDAFALPFQARGFSLFAAWHPRNQGDPGLLWLRDTIAAVDAGTVIG; this comes from the coding sequence ATGGGACGTATCAATATGATTGATCTGCGTGGAGTCGATCTCAATTTGCTGGTATCGCTGGATGCATTGCTGGAGGAGTGCAACGTGACCAAGGCGGCAGCGCGTCTGCATCTGACGCAGCCGGCGGTGTCGACGCAACTGGCGCGCCTTCGCAAGATATTCGACGATCCATTGCTGATACCGGCCGACGGTGGGCGAGGCATGACCCCGAGCGCGCACGCGTTGGCGCTGGTCGAACCCTTGCACGCCGCATTACGCGACCTGGAGACCGTGATCAGGCAGCGTCCTGCATTCGACCCGTTTCGAGACAGCCGGCGTTTTGTCATCGCCGCTAATGATAATGCGACCGCAGTGCTCGGCTTGCGGTTGATGGAACAATTGCCGTCGCTGGCCGGGGAGGGGATCAGGATCGCCTTTGTAAATGCCGACCAACGCCAGGTCGCCACGCAGCTGGAAAGGGCCGAAATCGATCTGCTGATCGGATCGGAACGCATGGTGCCGCCATCGATGAAAGCGCGGAAACTGATGGACGAGCATTTTGTGATGGCGCAGCGCAAAGGGCATCCGCGCGGCCAAGGCGAGCTTGATCTGGAACAGTATTGCGCGCTCAAGCATGTGCTGGTTTCAACCAGCGGCGGCAGTTTTCATGGTTTTATGGACGAACATCTGGAACAGATGGACCGCCGGCGCGACGTCATGCTGTCAGTGCAGAATTTCACGCTGGTGCCGGATTTGTTGTGCAACAGCGATTATGTGGCGACGCTGCCGAGCCGCCTTGTGCATCGCTACCAGGATCGGCTCGACGCATTCGCATTGCCGTTCCAGGCACGCGGTTTTTCGCTGTTTGCCGCCTGGCATCCGCGTAACCAGGGTGACCCGGGTTTGCTGTGGTTGCGCGACACGATAGCGGCGGTGGATGCTGGAACAGTAATCGGGTAG
- a CDS encoding cupin-like domain-containing protein, translating to MTSIRGPSFQLVDQIDAEQLKRDGGFGERTRPLLVKGALRNWPAQQGWSFEQMAALRYKDGSEPKVKFQNGLVEQGQTRHRPVMPVGPYLQELAAIARQPLADDIGLLPNQRRHQLAAGEQFFLDWSYMQSFQPDRMYLAQWNILDEFPALRNDFSIKELWPGWRWTWEYVFMGPAHTVTGLHYDFPHNWFCQVRGTKEFILFPPEQTPHMCISQKYDWGAILSDINISRLDQQPEQLREFEKTQGLYARVEPGDALFIPKRTWHAVVSLEPSISLGVFGLTAPEVLFGGVPNELKNVFHKMHLYRWGNCTCHKY from the coding sequence ATGACTTCGATTCGCGGCCCATCCTTCCAATTAGTCGACCAGATCGACGCCGAGCAACTCAAGCGCGACGGTGGTTTCGGTGAGCGAACCCGGCCATTGCTGGTGAAGGGCGCGCTGCGCAACTGGCCGGCGCAGCAGGGCTGGTCGTTTGAACAGATGGCCGCGCTGCGCTACAAGGACGGCTCCGAGCCGAAAGTGAAGTTCCAGAATGGCCTGGTCGAGCAGGGGCAGACCAGGCATCGTCCGGTGATGCCGGTCGGTCCTTATCTGCAGGAGCTGGCGGCGATCGCACGGCAGCCTCTGGCTGACGATATTGGATTGCTGCCTAACCAGCGTCGCCATCAGTTGGCTGCGGGTGAACAGTTTTTCCTCGATTGGTCGTACATGCAATCGTTCCAGCCGGATCGCATGTACCTGGCGCAATGGAATATCCTCGATGAGTTTCCGGCGTTGCGCAACGATTTCTCGATCAAGGAATTGTGGCCTGGCTGGCGCTGGACCTGGGAGTATGTGTTCATGGGGCCGGCCCACACGGTAACCGGCCTGCATTACGATTTCCCGCACAACTGGTTTTGCCAGGTCCGCGGAACCAAGGAATTCATCCTGTTCCCGCCCGAGCAAACGCCGCACATGTGCATCTCGCAGAAGTACGACTGGGGAGCGATCCTGAGCGACATCAATATTTCTCGCCTCGATCAGCAGCCGGAGCAGTTGCGCGAATTTGAAAAAACGCAGGGGCTGTACGCACGGGTCGAACCCGGCGATGCGCTATTCATTCCCAAGCGCACCTGGCACGCCGTGGTATCGCTGGAGCCGTCGATTAGTCTCGGCGTGTTTGGCCTGACGGCGCCCGAAGTGCTGTTCGGCGGTGTGCCAAATGAGCTGAAAAACGTTTTCCACAAAATGCACCTGTACCGTTGGGGCAATTGCACCTGTCACAAATACTGA
- a CDS encoding helix-turn-helix transcriptional regulator: MNSQRSHLFLWRGRALVVGPGIDSKFHAHFATQLTWGLDAPFQARLAPDQPWTTTRAAVFASNQTHQIQCDATLLAHLFIELPQRSQSMPSALLAGFDHVVDFARVRNALDHGRSGSLELEDAEQAMRDWLSCAALGDAAQQQIDPRISQALAWIDHRPGAAVSGASLAADAHLSPSRFTHLFRQQTGLSLSRYLLWSRLLDGVEAVARGDNMTNAAHHAGFADLAHMSRTFRHTFGVVPSELQKMAIAFKRD, translated from the coding sequence ATGAATTCACAACGCTCTCATCTGTTTCTCTGGCGCGGCCGCGCGCTGGTGGTCGGTCCTGGTATCGATTCAAAATTCCATGCACATTTTGCGACGCAACTGACCTGGGGGCTGGATGCGCCATTCCAGGCGCGCCTGGCGCCGGACCAACCGTGGACTACCACACGCGCAGCAGTCTTTGCATCCAACCAGACCCATCAGATCCAGTGCGACGCGACACTGCTCGCGCATCTATTCATTGAGTTGCCGCAACGCTCACAGAGCATGCCGAGTGCGCTGCTGGCGGGCTTCGATCACGTTGTCGATTTTGCGCGGGTTCGCAACGCTCTCGATCATGGCAGGAGCGGCAGCTTGGAACTTGAAGATGCGGAACAGGCAATGCGGGACTGGCTGTCCTGTGCGGCGCTGGGCGATGCCGCACAACAGCAGATTGACCCGCGCATCAGTCAAGCACTGGCGTGGATCGATCACCGTCCCGGCGCCGCGGTTAGCGGCGCGTCGCTAGCCGCAGACGCGCATCTCTCACCCAGTCGCTTTACCCATTTGTTTCGCCAGCAGACCGGCTTGTCGCTGTCGCGCTATCTGCTGTGGTCGCGCCTGCTGGACGGCGTTGAGGCGGTCGCGCGCGGCGACAACATGACCAATGCCGCCCATCACGCCGGGTTTGCCGACCTGGCCCACATGAGCCGGACCTTTCGCCATACCTTCGGCGTAGTGCCATCGGAGCTGCAAAAGATGGCGATTGCGTTCAAGCGAGACTGA
- a CDS encoding DUF962 domain-containing protein produces MNTDSQSLSARAIDTLLAKYSESHLNPVNEIIHFICVPVIVFTLLGLLWTIHPLVAVAAALASLLYYFSLSVPLAIGMLLMFGFMLALLYVLPPQWILPLSITVFVLAWIGQFIGHKIEGKKPSFFDDLRFLLIGPLFVLGFLYRRLSIAY; encoded by the coding sequence ATGAACACAGATTCGCAATCCCTGTCCGCGCGCGCCATCGATACCTTGCTCGCCAAGTATTCCGAAAGCCATCTCAATCCCGTCAATGAAATCATCCATTTCATTTGTGTGCCGGTGATCGTCTTTACCTTGCTGGGTTTGCTGTGGACGATTCATCCGCTGGTGGCTGTGGCGGCGGCGCTGGCGTCGTTGCTGTATTACTTCTCGCTGTCGGTACCGCTGGCGATCGGCATGCTGTTGATGTTCGGTTTCATGCTGGCGCTGCTGTATGTGCTGCCGCCACAGTGGATATTGCCGCTCTCGATCACGGTGTTCGTGCTGGCATGGATCGGTCAGTTCATCGGCCACAAGATCGAAGGCAAGAAACCATCGTTTTTCGACGACCTGCGTTTCCTGCTGATTGGCCCGCTGTTTGTGCTCGGCTTCCTGTACCGGCGTCTCAGCATTGCCTATTAA
- a CDS encoding 2-dehydropantoate 2-reductase: MKIAIFGAGSIGVYIGGSLLASGAEVVLVGRARMRQQIAREGLLLTDLSGRSMQLAAVDVPYAETAAALADADLILVTVKSADTPAAATEIAAHAKPSALIVSLQNGVGNADTLRQALPGWTILGGMVPFNVAQMAGSRFHRATGGELVIEASPALRGWETVFRAAHLPLQESDEFPSMQWGKLLLNLNNSVNALSDLPLKAELSQRAYRRCLALLIEEALPLLRAAGIRPAKIARVGPQLLPTLLRLPDALFKRLAATMLQIDPEARSSMWDDLHNGRLSEVDYLNGAIVRLAESLGREAAANRRITALIHAAEGTTLRPLSGEVLYSALAGASQKEMV, encoded by the coding sequence ATGAAAATTGCCATCTTCGGCGCCGGATCGATCGGCGTCTACATCGGTGGATCGTTGCTGGCATCCGGCGCTGAGGTCGTGCTGGTAGGACGGGCGCGGATGCGTCAGCAGATTGCCCGCGAAGGCTTGTTGCTGACCGATCTGTCAGGACGCAGCATGCAGTTGGCAGCGGTTGACGTACCGTATGCTGAAACCGCTGCGGCACTGGCCGATGCCGACCTGATCCTGGTGACCGTAAAGAGCGCCGATACGCCAGCTGCAGCGACAGAAATTGCCGCGCACGCCAAACCGTCGGCGCTGATTGTCAGCCTGCAGAATGGCGTCGGCAATGCCGACACATTGCGGCAGGCCTTACCTGGCTGGACGATATTGGGCGGCATGGTGCCGTTCAATGTCGCGCAAATGGCGGGCAGCCGATTTCATCGTGCCACCGGCGGGGAGCTGGTGATCGAAGCCAGTCCTGCACTGCGAGGCTGGGAGACGGTGTTTCGCGCCGCACATTTGCCGCTGCAGGAAAGCGATGAATTTCCGTCCATGCAGTGGGGCAAGCTGTTGCTGAACTTGAATAATTCTGTGAATGCGCTGTCCGATCTGCCGCTCAAGGCGGAGTTGTCGCAACGTGCATACCGGCGCTGCCTGGCCCTGCTGATCGAAGAAGCGTTGCCGTTACTGCGCGCGGCCGGAATCCGGCCGGCAAAAATTGCCAGGGTGGGACCGCAATTGCTGCCGACATTGCTGCGTCTGCCGGACGCATTGTTCAAACGTCTGGCTGCGACCATGCTGCAAATCGATCCCGAGGCGCGTTCGTCGATGTGGGATGACTTGCACAACGGGCGTTTAAGCGAAGTCGATTATCTGAACGGGGCGATTGTCCGCTTGGCCGAGTCGCTGGGACGCGAAGCTGCGGCCAATCGCCGCATTACCGCACTGATCCATGCAGCAGAGGGAACAACGCTGAGACCACTGTCGGGTGAGGTGCTATACAGCGCCCTTGCCGGAGCATCGCAAAAAGAAATGGTCTGA
- a CDS encoding PsiF family protein encodes MKKLSGLALLACCFIFNPAFAANEQQNKMASCNKDATGKTGDDRKAFMKDCLSSKPAAAAPMTQQEKMKSCNVDATGKKGDDRKAFMKQCLSKPKG; translated from the coding sequence ATGAAAAAACTCTCAGGCTTGGCCTTGCTTGCTTGCTGCTTTATTTTTAATCCAGCATTTGCGGCAAATGAGCAGCAAAATAAAATGGCATCGTGCAACAAAGACGCCACTGGTAAAACCGGGGACGACCGCAAGGCTTTCATGAAAGATTGCTTGAGCAGCAAGCCTGCCGCAGCCGCACCCATGACCCAGCAAGAGAAAATGAAGTCGTGCAATGTCGACGCTACCGGCAAGAAGGGCGACGATCGCAAGGCGTTTATGAAGCAATGCTTGTCAAAACCAAAGGGCTAA
- a CDS encoding surface-adhesin E family protein — translation MKKLALTLTLGLACVAAQAADWQSVGSSDASELKLDQASIKENKGIREAWSMWNFKDARKNEGDPKFPTFHSYQDFTLYNCKAKTLRLAGEVLYAELDGAGAKLDHSDALKNSPFTKPAEGSVAEVMMNFVCAFPLAGK, via the coding sequence ATGAAAAAATTAGCGCTCACCCTGACTCTCGGCCTGGCCTGCGTAGCGGCCCAAGCTGCCGACTGGCAATCCGTTGGATCCAGCGATGCATCCGAGCTCAAGCTGGACCAAGCATCGATCAAGGAGAACAAGGGTATCCGCGAAGCCTGGTCAATGTGGAATTTCAAGGATGCGCGTAAGAACGAAGGCGATCCAAAATTCCCTACCTTCCATTCTTATCAGGACTTCACACTGTACAACTGTAAGGCTAAGACATTGCGTCTGGCTGGCGAAGTTCTGTACGCTGAACTCGATGGTGCCGGCGCCAAGCTGGATCATAGCGATGCATTGAAGAATTCGCCGTTTACCAAACCGGCAGAAGGCTCCGTGGCCGAAGTCATGATGAATTTCGTCTGCGCGTTTCCTCTCGCAGGTAAATAA
- a CDS encoding carboxymuconolactone decarboxylase family protein, protein MSGIPVYKELTKEVAAKMRGLRQSQPDLMAAFSQLAAAGTQEGALSKKTRELVALGIAVACRCDDCIGFHMQTLVKLGATRAEIEEVLGTAVYMGGGPSMMYATHALKAFEEFSE, encoded by the coding sequence ATGAGCGGTATTCCAGTCTACAAAGAGCTGACCAAAGAGGTCGCAGCCAAGATGCGCGGCTTGCGGCAATCACAGCCAGACTTGATGGCGGCATTTAGCCAGCTAGCTGCAGCTGGCACTCAAGAGGGAGCCCTGAGCAAGAAGACGCGGGAATTGGTGGCGTTAGGCATTGCAGTAGCCTGCCGTTGCGATGACTGCATCGGCTTTCACATGCAGACTCTGGTCAAATTAGGGGCAACACGAGCAGAGATAGAAGAAGTGTTGGGAACGGCCGTATATATGGGAGGAGGTCCCTCCATGATGTATGCCACCCATGCGTTGAAAGCATTTGAAGAGTTCTCAGAGTAG
- a CDS encoding sulfite exporter TauE/SafE family protein produces MESLTSGSAALGAVVGLILALTGAGGAILAVPLLLFILHLSVAEAAPVALLAVGLSAAVGAVIGLRAGIVRYRAAALMAVTGTLFSPVGLWLAHRMPNGLLTLLFSAVLAFVALRMFKQTTPSKPLQAEPIQQLPPCQLDAGTGRFVWTASCTRALALSGIGAGFLSGLLGVGGGFVIVPALRRATNAPVHAIMATSLAVITLVSASGVMSTAIAGRMNWQVGMPFAAGAVMGMLGGRLVASRLSGPRLQQGFALVAALIAVGMAAKVVLAA; encoded by the coding sequence ATGGAAAGCTTAACTTCTGGTAGCGCAGCCCTTGGAGCCGTGGTCGGCCTGATCCTGGCGCTGACCGGCGCCGGTGGCGCCATCCTCGCCGTCCCCTTGCTGCTCTTCATTTTGCATCTGAGTGTGGCAGAGGCTGCGCCTGTTGCCCTGCTCGCAGTTGGCCTGTCCGCTGCTGTCGGTGCCGTCATCGGATTACGCGCGGGTATCGTGCGTTACCGGGCCGCCGCATTGATGGCCGTGACCGGTACGTTGTTCTCGCCCGTAGGCCTATGGCTCGCTCATCGCATGCCAAATGGTCTTCTGACCTTGCTATTCTCTGCTGTACTGGCGTTTGTGGCGCTACGAATGTTCAAGCAAACGACCCCGTCGAAACCTCTCCAGGCTGAACCAATCCAGCAATTGCCGCCATGTCAGCTGGACGCGGGCACTGGGCGCTTTGTCTGGACCGCTTCCTGCACTCGAGCGCTTGCACTTTCAGGTATCGGCGCCGGCTTTCTCTCGGGCCTGCTGGGCGTTGGCGGCGGCTTTGTCATTGTGCCGGCACTCAGACGGGCAACCAACGCACCTGTCCACGCCATCATGGCGACATCCTTGGCGGTGATTACGCTGGTGTCGGCTTCCGGCGTCATGTCGACCGCCATTGCGGGACGCATGAACTGGCAAGTGGGCATGCCATTCGCCGCAGGCGCTGTAATGGGTATGCTGGGCGGACGACTTGTCGCCAGCCGATTAAGTGGACCAAGGCTGCAACAGGGCTTTGCCCTGGTCGCCGCCCTCATTGCTGTCGGCATGGCTGCGAAAGTCGTGCTTGCTGCATAG
- a CDS encoding YeeE/YedE family protein: MLMDLENFTPGLSLAGGLIIGAAAAVLVLFNGRIAGISGILGGLLSLPRNDMAWRITFLTGLVGAPILASAFGNPATPDIQAGWGEILIAGFVVGLGTRYAGGCTSGHGVCGISRGATRSLIATATFMATGFATVFVQRHLIGG, translated from the coding sequence ATGTTGATGGATCTAGAAAACTTCACGCCCGGCTTATCGCTGGCTGGGGGATTGATTATTGGCGCGGCGGCAGCCGTCCTCGTTCTCTTCAATGGCCGTATCGCCGGAATTAGCGGCATCCTCGGAGGATTGCTAAGTTTGCCGCGCAATGACATGGCATGGCGTATAACTTTCCTGACGGGCCTGGTCGGCGCTCCAATCCTCGCGAGTGCGTTCGGCAATCCGGCGACTCCCGACATTCAGGCCGGCTGGGGTGAAATCCTCATCGCCGGCTTTGTGGTTGGTCTCGGCACCCGCTATGCCGGCGGCTGTACGAGCGGCCATGGCGTCTGCGGCATCTCTCGTGGCGCCACTCGGTCGCTGATCGCGACGGCGACCTTCATGGCGACAGGCTTCGCGACCGTCTTCGTGCAACGACATCTGATTGGAGGCTGA
- a CDS encoding ArsR/SmtB family transcription factor, which translates to MNNIPSPIDPGTMQAAAARACALLKVLANPDRLLLMCQLSQGELCVNELDERLGIRQPTLSQQLGVLRENGLVATRRDGRSIFYSIASEEALAVMGVLYEQFCANVKQETTC; encoded by the coding sequence ATGAACAATATTCCTTCTCCCATTGACCCTGGGACCATGCAGGCCGCTGCGGCGCGAGCCTGCGCGCTGCTCAAGGTGCTGGCAAATCCAGACCGGTTGCTGCTGATGTGCCAGTTATCTCAGGGCGAGCTATGCGTGAATGAACTGGATGAGCGACTCGGCATACGGCAGCCGACTCTTTCCCAGCAACTCGGCGTGCTGCGTGAAAACGGCCTGGTCGCAACGCGGCGGGACGGCAGGAGCATCTTCTATTCCATTGCAAGCGAGGAGGCGCTTGCCGTGATGGGGGTTCTATACGAGCAGTTTTGCGCCAATGTCAAACAGGAGACAACATGTTGA
- a CDS encoding DUF302 domain-containing protein: MTIKYGFGKTVNVPFSDAIDRVTQALQLEGFGILSDIDVAAALKKKLNKDIPPYRILGACNPALADRAIAMEPSIGLLLPCNVVVRQDEAGHIQVEFMNTDAVLQLVDRPEVAELASEVRERLARVMAAT, translated from the coding sequence ATGACCATCAAATACGGCTTCGGGAAAACCGTCAATGTTCCTTTCTCAGATGCAATCGACCGTGTTACGCAAGCGCTGCAACTGGAGGGCTTTGGTATTTTGAGTGACATTGACGTTGCCGCAGCGTTAAAGAAGAAACTCAACAAAGACATTCCCCCCTACCGCATCCTTGGTGCATGCAATCCTGCATTGGCTGACCGCGCCATCGCGATGGAGCCATCAATTGGATTGCTGCTTCCTTGTAACGTGGTGGTGCGTCAAGATGAGGCCGGCCACATACAGGTCGAGTTCATGAACACCGATGCAGTGCTCCAATTGGTCGATAGGCCGGAAGTCGCCGAGCTCGCAAGTGAGGTGCGGGAGCGACTGGCGCGAGTGATGGCCGCAACATAG
- a CDS encoding universal stress protein, which produces MYKNILFGIDGSETSDRALTEITNFSVPGSTIHIVHVIEDWLVNYPSIDGDFSYIESMRKAILSDSKEMLSEAESKLRLQGFNVQTSLLELRDLEGGIPEAIKAEGDKHDIDLTVLGTHGRGGVRRLMLGSVAEHFVRISERPILLVHSDSPARQQNSRISGLSRKNDHVPAQRILVAIDGSELANSALRQAIELAKEKGCEIRALYVNVDPFIDLFMLSAKYFHHDQILKAAAKQTANIRQAAIHIFNVAGVAGDMQVIELKERETRIAEIIKSAAAQWDAGLVVMGSHGLHGALRFALGSVAEQYLRISDRPVLIIKS; this is translated from the coding sequence ATGTACAAGAATATCCTGTTCGGCATTGATGGTAGCGAAACGTCCGACAGAGCATTAACGGAAATTACCAATTTTTCTGTGCCGGGTTCAACGATACACATTGTCCATGTCATCGAAGACTGGCTCGTAAACTACCCATCGATTGACGGAGACTTTTCGTACATTGAGTCAATGCGCAAGGCGATTCTTTCTGACAGCAAAGAAATGCTGTCAGAAGCAGAATCTAAATTGCGGCTGCAAGGCTTTAACGTGCAGACAAGTTTGCTGGAATTGCGTGATCTTGAGGGTGGCATCCCGGAGGCAATCAAAGCCGAAGGTGACAAGCACGACATCGACCTGACAGTGCTAGGAACACACGGACGAGGCGGGGTGCGACGCTTGATGTTGGGAAGTGTGGCTGAACACTTTGTACGCATTTCAGAGCGCCCCATTCTGCTGGTACATTCCGATTCGCCCGCAAGACAGCAAAATAGCCGGATTTCCGGACTATCTCGGAAAAACGATCACGTCCCGGCTCAACGCATCTTGGTAGCGATAGATGGCAGTGAACTCGCAAATAGTGCCCTGCGCCAGGCGATAGAATTGGCCAAAGAAAAAGGCTGCGAAATTCGTGCTTTGTATGTGAATGTGGATCCGTTCATCGATTTATTTATGCTTAGCGCTAAGTATTTTCATCATGACCAAATACTTAAGGCGGCGGCCAAACAAACAGCAAACATCAGGCAAGCGGCGATCCATATCTTCAATGTCGCCGGTGTCGCGGGGGATATGCAAGTAATTGAACTCAAAGAACGGGAAACAAGAATCGCGGAAATTATCAAGAGTGCCGCTGCGCAATGGGATGCTGGTTTGGTGGTAATGGGCTCGCACGGACTGCATGGCGCCCTGAGATTTGCACTAGGTAGCGTCGCTGAGCAGTATCTGCGCATCTCGGACCGTCCTGTTCTGATCATAAAGTCTTGA
- a CDS encoding cation-translocating P-type ATPase — translation MAVRRLWIDSAIYDTTVAGSAPLPEELHGILEFAVLASHRRAFDPMESAIGEAGKHLLANTEHLHGDWTLIEDYPLSREMLAMSRVWQSPNQRERVIAAKGAPEAIVDLCHLDTTRCAVVAEQVRLMAADGLRVLGVARAIFAAETLPGNQHDFEFEFLGLIALEDPVRSDVPQAIAECHMAGIRVVMITGDHSATAVSIARQAGIPADDAVITGAELTNLSDDELRTRLANTHIFSRIRPEQKLRIVQAFRARGDVVAMTGDGVNDAPALKAASIGVAMGARGTDVAREAAALVLLNDDFSSLVVAVRYGRRVFANLRKAIVFVVAVHVPIVGLSIIPVLLGWPILLLPVHILFLQLIIDPACSIVFEAEPLEAGAMLAKPRRPEAHLFDKQVLIRGLWQGGGLLITLLVVYAGTRFMSNSDGMARAMTFTVLVISNLGLIHANRSWRQASWRRSGSSNRYFGWIALTTLVLLGATLGIPAISRLFAFVLPTPSMLLGGVGVAAMNLLWFEAVKHPFGRRRSLAR, via the coding sequence ATGGCGGTCAGACGGTTATGGATTGATTCAGCTATCTACGACACGACAGTGGCTGGATCCGCTCCGCTCCCGGAGGAATTGCACGGCATTTTGGAATTCGCGGTATTGGCTAGTCATCGCCGCGCTTTTGACCCGATGGAGTCAGCTATCGGTGAGGCGGGGAAACACTTACTAGCAAATACCGAGCACCTTCATGGCGACTGGACCTTAATAGAAGACTACCCTCTGTCACGCGAAATGCTGGCCATGTCACGTGTCTGGCAATCTCCTAATCAGCGCGAACGGGTGATTGCCGCTAAAGGTGCGCCGGAAGCAATCGTTGATCTATGCCATCTCGACACCACGCGCTGCGCTGTGGTTGCCGAGCAGGTGCGGCTCATGGCGGCTGACGGATTGCGGGTGTTGGGCGTTGCGCGCGCTATTTTCGCTGCCGAAACTCTGCCTGGCAATCAACATGACTTCGAGTTCGAATTTCTGGGATTAATAGCATTGGAGGATCCAGTACGATCCGATGTTCCACAAGCGATTGCAGAGTGTCATATGGCAGGAATTCGCGTGGTAATGATCACCGGTGATCATTCTGCAACCGCAGTTTCAATTGCCAGACAGGCAGGGATTCCTGCAGACGACGCTGTCATCACTGGTGCTGAACTGACTAATTTGAGCGATGACGAGTTGCGCACGCGACTCGCAAACACCCACATTTTCAGTCGCATTCGACCGGAACAGAAACTGCGAATCGTGCAGGCTTTCCGCGCGAGGGGGGATGTTGTGGCGATGACCGGAGATGGCGTCAATGACGCGCCAGCGCTGAAAGCAGCCAGTATCGGCGTGGCCATGGGAGCGAGAGGTACCGATGTTGCTCGCGAAGCCGCCGCACTCGTACTATTAAATGACGATTTTTCGTCACTCGTCGTTGCAGTGCGCTACGGTCGTCGGGTATTTGCCAACCTGCGTAAAGCAATTGTCTTTGTGGTAGCGGTGCATGTGCCTATTGTCGGCCTGTCGATCATACCCGTCCTGCTGGGCTGGCCAATTCTGCTGTTGCCGGTTCATATTCTTTTTTTGCAATTGATCATTGATCCCGCATGTTCCATCGTTTTTGAGGCTGAACCGCTTGAGGCAGGAGCCATGCTAGCCAAGCCGCGTCGTCCGGAAGCACATCTGTTCGACAAGCAGGTACTTATACGCGGCTTATGGCAGGGAGGCGGATTGCTTATAACCTTACTCGTTGTGTATGCAGGCACTCGTTTCATGTCGAACTCTGACGGTATGGCTCGTGCCATGACCTTCACCGTGCTGGTGATATCTAATCTTGGATTAATCCATGCAAATCGCTCGTGGAGGCAAGCCTCCTGGCGCCGTTCCGGGAGCTCCAATCGTTACTTCGGATGGATTGCCCTGACTACACTCGTCTTGCTGGGCGCCACACTAGGGATTCCTGCCATCAGCCGGTTATTCGCGTTTGTCCTGCCGACGCCTTCGATGCTATTGGGTGGTGTCGGTGTGGCCGCAATGAATTTGTTATGGTTCGAAGCCGTGAAACACCCTTTTGGCCGACGTAGATCCTTGGCCCGTTGA